A single region of the Oenococcus kitaharae DSM 17330 genome encodes:
- a CDS encoding McrB family protein, translating into MTMIQTDENDLLKSEQNKTARSELTKVVREFVDYSDWCYRENEGKYSREKAQANTYITGKKKSSGSSSILIGGLKFGWNFNQSWGGAKLWSKGFVNSADVNIVYDRSDESQKELKVEQYVHESQANIFANIPLGTQSPTDAQIEEIVNDFWEFEDQINDSKKEIQDKVSYKNQFSNVLLESKNIIFRGAPGTGKTYLAKSLAADIVSNGRSTATKDLTDEEKSRIGFVQFHPSYDYTDFVEGLRPKINDDGSMGFELQDGVFKKFVSQAQANLDNSQKSKEDIQKEATADNKMDAFFENIEFGGDTFSTVNGSKFTIAGIDDRHIRIDVPGNKISDKVSLNIHELQSMLTANQDFKQVKDVNVFFGKPHGTQQYSYDLALYKKIKIRNTRPTLPTVPPKKKNFVFIIDEINRGEISKIFGELFFAIDPGYRGTTNGVLTQYANLHDDPGSKFSIPENVYIIGTMNDIDRSVDSFDFAMRRRFRFIEIKAQDNIGMLDELDEPKRQMTIQCMQSLNDAIVNVEGLNENYAIGGAYFLKLKHLTFDALWNDYLQPLLQDYVRGMNDEEGIMQKFEAAYNRGYQSAAQDNAERPTDPDGNSH; encoded by the coding sequence ATGACTATGATACAAACTGATGAGAATGATTTATTAAAATCTGAACAAAATAAAACCGCACGCTCCGAATTGACAAAAGTAGTTCGTGAGTTTGTTGACTATAGTGACTGGTGTTATCGAGAAAATGAGGGTAAATATTCGCGAGAAAAAGCACAGGCAAATACTTACATTACAGGAAAAAAGAAATCTTCTGGATCCTCGTCAATATTAATAGGTGGATTGAAATTTGGATGGAATTTTAATCAATCTTGGGGAGGGGCAAAACTTTGGAGCAAGGGCTTTGTTAATAGCGCTGATGTCAATATTGTTTATGATCGATCAGATGAATCTCAAAAAGAATTGAAAGTAGAACAATATGTACACGAATCTCAGGCAAATATTTTTGCAAACATTCCGCTTGGCACACAATCGCCTACTGATGCTCAGATAGAGGAAATCGTTAATGATTTTTGGGAATTTGAGGATCAAATAAACGATTCAAAGAAAGAAATTCAAGACAAAGTTTCTTACAAAAATCAATTTTCAAACGTTCTTCTGGAATCCAAAAACATTATTTTTCGAGGTGCGCCGGGCACGGGTAAGACTTATCTGGCCAAGTCACTTGCGGCTGATATTGTTTCAAATGGTAGAAGCACAGCAACAAAAGATTTGACTGATGAGGAGAAATCCCGTATAGGCTTTGTCCAATTTCATCCTAGCTACGATTATACAGATTTTGTCGAAGGCTTGCGTCCAAAAATCAACGATGATGGCTCAATGGGATTTGAATTACAAGATGGTGTCTTCAAGAAATTTGTTTCTCAGGCACAAGCTAATTTGGACAATTCCCAAAAATCAAAAGAAGATATCCAAAAAGAAGCAACCGCTGACAATAAGATGGATGCTTTCTTTGAGAATATTGAGTTTGGTGGTGATACCTTTTCGACTGTCAACGGCTCGAAATTTACTATTGCTGGCATAGATGACCGGCATATCCGTATTGATGTACCGGGTAACAAAATTTCGGATAAGGTCAGCTTGAATATCCATGAACTACAAAGCATGTTGACGGCTAACCAGGATTTTAAACAAGTTAAAGATGTTAATGTGTTTTTTGGTAAACCGCATGGAACCCAACAGTATTCTTATGATTTAGCACTTTACAAAAAAATTAAAATACGCAACACGCGTCCTACTTTACCAACCGTCCCTCCGAAAAAGAAGAACTTTGTTTTTATCATCGATGAGATTAATCGTGGTGAAATTTCTAAAATTTTTGGTGAATTGTTTTTTGCTATTGACCCAGGTTATCGCGGAACCACTAACGGGGTACTGACACAATATGCGAATTTACATGATGATCCGGGAAGCAAGTTCTCCATACCAGAAAATGTCTATATTATCGGGACAATGAATGATATTGATCGTTCAGTTGATAGTTTTGATTTTGCGATGCGGCGTCGTTTTCGCTTTATCGAAATTAAGGCACAAGACAACATTGGAATGCTGGACGAACTGGATGAACCAAAGCGGCAAATGACAATTCAATGCATGCAATCTTTGAATGATGCGATCGTTAATGTAGAAGGCTTAAACGAAAATTACGCCATTGGTGGCGCATACTTTTTGAAATTGAAACATTTGACTTTTGACGCACTTTGGAACGATTACTTACAGCCTCTTCTCCAAGACTATGTTCGTGGCATGAATGATGAAGAAGGCATCATGCAAAAATTCGAAGCAGCCTATAATCGCGGTTATCAGAGTGCTGCTCAAGATAATGCAGAACGGCCTACTGATCCAGATGGGAATAGCCATTGA